Proteins found in one Leishmania major strain Friedlin complete genome, chromosome 35 genomic segment:
- a CDS encoding conserved hypothetical protein (previous protein_id=AAZ14300.1) encodes MRCASRPLVLCALPLRAQRCQHSTPAPAPGESPSKAAPNAEVRVSTAPPPTTSSSAAPSDSATDQHRGADVPHRSLHPRVKLRATTQERPYKRRGFVAFEEAETGDEQRPPLEDGSAQVIAHFPTAAETGGAAILPGHPRSHAQTSLATQEGGCGQLSDAVEGNEVQQFLDEVQRQVDVARHARNEAIPFPQKPEANSPSFRRIKWHAKMKIEVPDPDYPTFARKDQVMQLPPAQEHPWVRKNTPIGPFIVHGDGQIHQTGGTGQVDFDDSSVNEKLPQSYRGLQHRSTLQRQLPQDNGRVLQEAVIKHSFTLTGRGVFATRRIAKGETIMIVQSTARNVGVKGELQRLEEMCTDILIACRDGDTRACDYLHDWILTGQPSSLLEHWPTASTSRVMDAIGGADVLRALELHPIHIARMAAIIDLNSFLVESSFSERKGMAYFPEAGFLNHSCAPNATYNIMPVHVFRDTDYYLDEATRVTAAESGEEEDVQGTAMAADDAGTSSTAATCPARAAQRPAEVGNVSSSQVSVRDGVPQGQRHVAFFGREDRLAAYPDLTEADAPVYLFCCRAEKKIEAGEEIVISYVPPQWSFDNRQYVLHDRYRFWCKCPKCSPVLDKKYARVPKMIVAMVLVSIVLQIMVFRQRSLKNAVDKGYEQLAAMSEEERLEELRACGIDVEEITANAVERRKQRRVGLFEMLEEDRLNRLYEPENRGPMNIVNLMDAHAKPPR; translated from the coding sequence ATGCGCTGCGCATCACGGCCGCTCGTGCTATGCGCACTTCCTCTGCGTGCACAGCGTTGTCAGCACAGCACCcctgcgccggcgcctgGAGAATCGCCTTCAAAAGCAGCCCCAAATGCCGAGGTGCGTGTGTCaacggcgccaccaccgacaaCCTCGTCATCGGCGGCACCTTCGGACTCTGCCACGGACCAGCACAGAGGCGCCGATGTCCCCCATCGATCGCTCCATCCTCGAGTCAAGCTGCGTGCCACAACGCAGGAGCGCCCTTACAAGCGGAGAGGGTTTGTAGCCTTCgaagaggcagagacgggcgacgagcagcggccTCCCTTAGAGGACGGCTCTGCGCAAGTAATCGCCCACTTCCCCACAGCTGCTGAGACGGGTGGCGCCGCCATCCTCCCAGGCCATCCGCGCTCCCACGCGCAAACGTCGCTCGCCACGCAGGAAGGCGGTTGCGGTCAGCTGAGTGACGCAGTGGAAGGAAACGAGGTTCAACAGTTCCTcgacgaggtgcagcggcaggtcGACGTTGCccggcacgcgcgcaacgAAGCCATCCCATTCCCCCAAAAGCCGGAGGCGAACAGCCCGTCGTTTCGCCGCATCAAGTGGCACGCAAAAATGAAGATTGAGGTGCCCGACCCTGATTACCCCACATTTGCCCGCAAGGACCAAGTGATGCAGCTGCCCCCAGCGCAGGAGCATCCGTGGGTGCGCAAGAACACCCCGATCGGTCCCTTTATCGTTCACGGGGACGGGCAAATCCACCAGACGGGCGGGACAGGGCAGGTCGACTTCGACGATAGCTCGGTGAATGAGAAGCTGCCGCAGTCGTACCGTGGGCTGCAGCATCGgtcgacgctgcagcggcagctcccGCAGGACAACGGTCGCGTGCTTCAGGAGGCTGTCATTAAGCACAGCTTCACGCTGACCGGGCGAGGCGTCTTCGCGACGCGGCGCATTGCGAAGGGAGAGACAATCATGATTGTCCAGAGCACCGCGCGCAACGTTGGTGTGAAGGGCGAACTGCAGCGACTGGAGGAGATGTGCACAGATATCCTCATCGCctgccgcgacggcgacacgcgtgcgtgcgacTACCTGCACGACTGGATTCTGACTGGGCAGCCCTCCTCATTACTGGAGCACTGGCCTACCGCAAGCACGtcgcgcgtgatggacgcgATTGGCGGGGCGGACGTGCTTCGCGCGCTAGAGCTGCACCCCATCCACATCGCGCGCATGGCTGCCATTATCGACCTGAACAGTTTCCTTGTTGAGAGCAGCTTTTCGGAGCGCAAGGGCATGGCCTATTTTCCCGAGGCTGGCTTCCTGAATCACAGCTGCGCGCCGAACGCGACGTACAACATTATGCCGGTGCACGTCTTTCGCGACACGGACTACTACCTGGATGAGGCAACAAGGGTAACCGCGGCAGAGAGtggggaagaagaggatgTACAGGGTACCGCCATGGCTGCTGACGACGCCGGCACGAGTTCCACGGCCGCCACATGccccgcgcgcgcagcacagcgGCCGGCGGAAGTGGGAAACGTCTCGTCCAGCCAGGTTTCGGTTCGTGACGGCGTGCCACAAGGACAACGTCACGTGGCGTTCTTTGGCCGCGAGGATCGCCTCGCGGCCTACCCGGACCTCACCGAGGCCGACGCCCCGGTGTATCTCTTCTGCTGCCGGGCCGAGAAGAAGATCGAGGCCGGGGAGGAGATCGTCATCAGCTACGTGCCCCCGCAGTGGTCCTTCGACAACCGGCAGTACGTCCTGCACGACCGCTATCGGTTTTGGTGCAAGTGCCCCAAGTGTTCACCCGTGCTCGACAAGAAATACGCGCGGGTGCCAAAGATGATTGTCGCGATGGTGTTGGTAAGCATCGTGCTTCAGATCATGGTCTTtcggcagcgcagcctcaAAAATGCAGTGGACAAGGGCTacgagcagctggcggccaTGTCGGAAGAGGAGCGACTGGAAGaactgcgtgcgtgcggcatCGACGTGGAGGAGATCACAGCGAACGCTGTCGAGCGACgcaagcagcggcgcgtcggGCTGTTTGAGATGCTCGAGGAGGACCGACTGAACCGCCTGTACGAGCCGGAGAACCGTGGTCCGATGAACATTGTCAACCTCATGGACGCGCACGCAAAGCCCCCACGGTAG
- a CDS encoding conserved hypothetical protein (previous protein_id=AAZ14298.1), translating into MPIFDNNNDEKILKVMKAGDLLHYDYRPADKHCGSRAKLSDTFRVVQWNIERGVKLDAIIADLKALHADFIVLQELDINCRRSNYANVPKEIAKALEAELYLACEFEELDSSLRAPVNAVGPRSQPALVPETLPDSGRSESSTLKPAKSHHFHGNAILSRRATLREPTVIPLTSPFVWDEAGYWYKEPRRGFRSALRVRIDAVDRTSAHMAPLYIYCCHFEVFCGGLARVRQLADCMADMQRIAHVSTALNGPRSRQPAFLLAGDLNTIAHGIVRLSRHHGTDRLRWLSFGEVEACWLQRKVLGRNMQLLQAGYCPFSYHFLAGAASRVYQFLCSNSLVWQYVYGFTRSEQDRMSNVHLCLYDPSDKFTSITLDNPTYYGFARGKLDWMLLSNLQPRPFRTARNGDEPIDIAVLEKNGSILTTSYSARYLHSIYDGSHDKAGEASVQSNEASAKCVPQDGYLLFNENYTTSDHRGLVMTVQQNNGRPQDVYPSKGAPYTTSWTAVGFFILTRALPVVAVPLWLCHMHKLLH; encoded by the coding sequence ATGCCCATCTTCGATAACAACAATGATGAAAAAATACTCAAGGTCATGAAGGCGGGGGACCTACTGCATTACGACTATCGCCCCGCTGATAAGCATTGCGGCAGTAGAGCGAAGCTTAGTGACACGTTCCGCGTGGTGCAGTGGAATATCGAGCGTGGCGTCAAGCTGGATGCTATTATCGCAGACTTGAAGGCGCTTCACGCCGACTTCATtgtgctgcaggagctcgACATCAACTGTCGCCGCTCCAACTACGCAAATGTGCCGAAAGAAATAGCCAAGGCCCTGGAAGCCGAGCTGTACTTAGCGTGCGAATTCGAGGAGCTTGACTCGAGCCTGCGGGCCCCTGTGAACGCCGTCGGTCCGCGTTCGCAgccggcgctggtgccggAGACGCTACCAGACTCTGGGAGAAGCGAGAGCAGCACCCTCAAGCCGGCCAAGAGCCACCACTTCCACGGCAACGCAATTCTCAGTCGCCGTGCCACGCTGCGCGAGCCAACCGTGATTCCGCTCACCAGCCCCTTCGTGTGGGACGAGGCGGGTTATTGGTACAAAGAGCCGCGCCGAGGGTTCCGCAGTGCCCTGCGTGTCCGCATCGACGCGGTAGACCGCACCTCGGCCCATATGGCGCCACTGTACATCTACTGCTGCCATTTTGAAGTGTTTTGCGGGGGCCTCGCGCGTGTGAGGCAGCTGGCGGACTGCATGGCGGACATGCAGCGCATCGCACACGTGTCAACAGCGTTGAACGGGCCGCGTTCGCGTCAGCCAGCCTTCCTCCTTGCCGGGGACTTGAACACCATTGCACACGGTATTGTGCGCTTAAGTCGGCACCACGGAACCGATCGACTCCGCTGGCTTAGCTTCGGCGAGGTCGAGGCGTGctggctgcagcgcaagGTGTTAGGGCGCAAcatgcagctcctgcaggcCGGCTACTGCCCTTTCTCGTACCACTTCCTGgcaggcgccgcctcgcgtgtGTACCAGTTCTTGTGCAGCAACTCACTGGTATGGCAGTACGTTTACGGCTTCACAAGATCGGAACAGGATCGCATGTCCAATGTGCACCTGTGTCTGTACGACCCGTCTGACAAGTTCACCTCCATTACGCTAGACAACCCAACCTACTACGGCTTCGCGCGTGGAAAGCTTGACTGGATGCTGCTGAGCAAtctgcagccgcgcccaTTCCGCACTGCCCGCAACGGAGATGAGCCGATCGACATCGCTGTCTTGGAGAAGAACGGCAGTATCCTCACCACCTCCTACTCCGCCCGCTACCTTCACTCCATCTACGACGGCTCACACGACAAGGCAGGCGAGGCGTCGGTGCAGTCTAATGAAGCGTCAGCGAAGTGCGTGCCGCAGGATGGCTACCTTCTCTTCAACGAAAACTACACCACCAGCGATCACCGCGGGCTCGTCATGACAGTGCAACAAAACAATGGGCGACCACAAGACGTCTACCCGTCAAAAGGCGCCCCGTACACAACCAGCTGGACAGCGGTCGGCTTCTTCATCCTGACACGTGCGCTGCCTGTCGTGGCAGTCCCGCTGTGGCTCTGTCACATGCACAAGCTGTTGCACTGA
- a CDS encoding putative vacuolar ATP synthase subunit d (previous protein_id=AAZ14297.1), whose product MSSTSRYPALPSRMSLIAFKTRLKGAQKGHSLLKKKADALSLRYRTVMGELRTAKLEMANQIKGSYFTITQAQFIAGDISLAVQESLKIPTYRMELQVENIAGVQVPSFHTQNDDAVDSQSNAAAGSRLKYDSQCSTGAVTGSLTAGLGKGGEQIKEAYSAFRHTLSLLVKIASLQTSWITLDIAQKVTSRRVNALEKVVIPRVQNTLSYITSELDEQEREEFFRLKMVQKKKIAAKIQQTARQAETSGIEAERTQKRNLLMAQRDSGVAEADMVV is encoded by the coding sequence ATGTCCAGCACGAGCCGCTACCCGGCCCTGCCGAGCCGCATGTCGCTCATCGCCTTCAAGACGCGTCTGAAAGGTGCACAGAAGGGGCACAGCTTATTGAAAAAGAAGGCCGATGCCCTGTCGCTGCGCTACCGGACGGTGATGGGTGAGCTTCGCACAGCGAAACTGGAAATGGCGAACCAGATCAAGGGCTCCTACTTCACCATCACGCAGGCACAGTTCATTGCCGGAGATATTAGCCTTGCCGTGCAGGAATCGCTCAAGATCCCGACGTACCGGATGGAGCTGCAGGTGGAGAACATTGCTGGCGTGCAGGTGCCGAGCTTTCACACCCAGaacgacgacgccgtcgacaGCCAAAGCAACGCTGCGGCGGGGTCGCGCCTGAAGTACGACAGCCAGTGCTCCACAGGGGCCGTCACCGGCTCCCTCACAGCTGGGCTAGGTAAGGGTGGCGAGCAGATCAAGGAGGCCTACTCCGCCTTCCGACAcactctctcgctcctcGTCAAGATTGCGTCTCTGCAGACGAGCTGGATTACGCTCGACATTGCGCAAAAAGTAACGAGCCGCCGCGTGAATGCTCTGGAGAAGGTAGTGATTCCGCGCGTGCAGAACACCCTCAGCTACATCACGTCGGAGTTAGACGAGCAGGAGCGCGAGGAGTTCTTCCGCCTTAAAATGGTGCAGAAGAAGAAAATCGCGGCAAAGATCCAGCAGACCGCGCGCCAAGCGGAGACGTCCGGCatcgaggcggagcggacGCAGAAGCGCAACCTCCTCATGGCCCAGCGCGACAGTGGTGTGGCTGAGGCGGACATGGTGGTGTAA
- a CDS encoding conserved hypothetical protein (previous protein_id=AAZ14299.1), translated as MLAGFGVAYGGYYRVYVPQRAAQLAADQRLEQCKLPYQDVICAYSQLQRAIEQQAAIASSLPSSSAGARPGTSAWHTNGEKIRFFCDVQRMRALLLSLPHHLITEKDLRAKLQQLSVWESQHCTELNFRSAPLSFSQTLRSSACFVIYLLCFRVLSPLLRVWDSSGGWQSRLQHSVSTRIVEALEIKVLLTVADCESPNGSSEVAGGPSRGYITLNATHWIEEVGFWACPNNPLLHRRPASPPAAVGRQGVDNCHMELLRCLPIMACSSNAAPQNGGASSFTLPALRQRWCDLLWCGPSTSATAYTTTYAEHWRRLEARQRERLGRRTEGGEAASLMTVADVSLGYPVLSCVSQLECAVGHEAYYIPVGISGLSHVLYVDAAHAKPDVRPRRTREETYARVQQAQFAHASSAVSVKRTPADSTIAAAPQTPSRLHEWQAHRGFPCWRRAWWGGVYGGGPRRSSTTLHYHLGSASTAAEYASAAIAASQAAETFTAAATSAV; from the coding sequence ATGCTTGCCGGCTTTGGGGTAGCATATGGTGGTTACTATCGTGTCTACGTGCCACAGCGAGCTGCGCAGCTGGCGGCCGACCAGCGGTTGGAGCAGTGCAAGTTGCCGTATCAAGACGTCATTTGCGCCTATTCCCAGCTGCAGAGAGCTAtcgagcagcaggcggctATTGCGTCTTCTCTCCCGTCATCATCGGCGGGCGCGCGACCGGGCACCTCGGCGTGGCACACCAATGGGGAAAAAATTCGTTTCTTCTGCGatgtgcagcgcatgcgGGCCCTGCTCCTATCTCTCCCACACCACCTCATCACCGAGAAGGACCTGCGTGCAAAGCTTCAGCAACTGTCCGTCTGGGAGTCGCAGCACTGCACAGAGCTCAACTTTCGATCGGCCCCTCTTAGCTTTTCGCAAACGCTGCGGTCCTCTGCGTGCTTTGTGATCTACCTGCTCTGCTTCCGCGTGCTCAGCCCGCTGCTGAGGGTGTGGGACAGCTCTGGGGGCTGGCAATCCCGGCTCCAACACAGCGTGTCCACTCGTATCGTCGAAGCCTTGGAGATAAAGGTGCTGCTAACAGTCGCAGACTGCGAGTCGCccaacggcagcagtgaaGTCGCCGGCGGGCCGTCTCGCGGCTACATCACCCTCAATGCGACGCACTGGATCGAAGAGGTCGGCTTCTGGGCCTGCCCCAACAACCCACTCCTGCATCGCCGGCCCGCCAGCCCGCCGGCAGCTGTGGGACGTCAGGGCGTAGACAACTGTCACATGGAACTCCTGCGCTGTCTCCCCATCATGGCATGCTCCTCAAATGCCGCGCCGCAGAATGGTGGCGCATCGAGCTTCACCTTACcggcactgcggcagcggtggtgcgaCCTGCTCTGGTGTGGCCCTTCTACTTCGGCAACCGCGTACACTACGACGTATGCTGAGCACTGGCGTCGGCtggaggcgcggcagcgggaaCGCCTGGGAAGGAGAACTGAAGGTGGCGAAGCGGCGTCGCTGATGACGGTGGCTGACGTCTCTCTCGGGTACCCAGTGCTCTCCTGCGTCAGCCAGCTCGAGTGCGCTGTCGGCCATGAGGCGTACTACATCCCTGTGGGGATCAGCGGCTTGTCGCACGTCTTGTACGTGGACGCGGCGCATGCGAAGCCCGATGTGCGACCACGGCGTACGCGCGAGGAGACGTACGCTCGCGTGCAGCAGGCACAATTCGCACACGCCTCCTCTGCAGTGTCCGTGAAGCGCACACCAGCTGATTCGACGatcgcggcagcgccgcaaaCGCCGTCCAGGTTGCACGAGTGGCAAGCCCACCGTGGCTTTCCATGCTGGCGCCGGGCGTGGTGGGGCGGTGtctacggcggcggccctcgtCGCTCGAGTACCACCCTTCACTACCACCTGGGCAGCGCGAGCACGGCGGCCGAGTAcgcgagcgccgccatcgcggccAGCCAAGCTGCAGAAACcttcactgccgccgccacatccGCAGTGTGA
- a CDS encoding conserved hypothetical protein (previous protein_id=AAZ14296.1), which yields MTFEFGEECNNLARAAHQTKNYGDAISLYDRALTMRREKYGPIHKKCAATLHNIGRVFIDMKEYGAAENAFTEAAAIYEQVEGDKSLEYAESLELLALCYTHLKFLDEAEKAFKDSIRIFRDQCYNYGNNSWLPDDKTPPAEPNKHPLSSAAHALADCAALFLFRRQEHQAVAFLEEALEIRRFLYSRHVKFRPMIAQTLNKLCELKKSLDDAVGAEMCINECLEICIETLGRDHPATAQATSSKAGLLAAKKQFRDALRLYEESTRTYAMALGKDAPLFGQELMKLGRCQELCNDVVNAEKTFRRGVEIITNGFGPNSLQLAEANTFYGSLLARRLDIDQAVGMFRDAIRIRKSVDKHDPQLAYLYQKIGDAYAMRREPHAEAYFLLAVDAFKQNATIEPLQRTYMTDVLDDLGLFYLDFQHYEKAEKCFKEALDTRIEMLGENHATVAYSYSNFALLYLQRQDYANCEKMAEAALDIYSKTARSNVLAQADVHTTLGQCYHQQNQFAKALEMHEKALNVRRTRGDTTETAVAESLNQIARVYITMKRYGKAYRHVKEARRLVWQFNVEITQPLRNEIVKTEQMIPPMEEWTNEERAEAQVMIGDGSSAGNGSAATTATGA from the coding sequence ATGACGTTTGAGTTTGGCGAAGAGTGCAACAACCTCGCCAGGGCTGCGCATCAGACAAAGAACTACGGCGACGCCATCAGCCTGTACGATAGGGCGCTGACAATGCGCCGCGAGAAGTACGGGCCAATCCACAAGAAGTGCGCAGCAACGCTGCACAACATCGGCCGTGTTTTTATCGACATGAAGGAGTATGGCGCCGCCGAAAACGCCTTCAcagaggcggccgccatcTACGAGCAAGTGGAGGGAGACAAGTCACTTGAGTACGCGGAGTcgctggagctgctcgcgctcTGCTACACGCACCTCAAGTTTCTTGACGAGGCGGAAAAGGCCTTCAAGGATAGCATTCGCATCTTTCGGGATCAGTGCTACAACTACGGCAACAACTCGTGGCTGCCGGACGATAAAACACCGCCGGCGGAGCCGAATAAGCACCCGCTCTCGTCGGCAGCTCACGCTCTAGCCGACTGCGCGGCGCTCTTCCTGTTCCGCCGCCAGGAGCACCAAGCCGTCGCCTtcctcgaggaggcgctggagatACGCCGCTTCCTGTACAGCCGCCACGTCAAGTTCCGCCCAATGATTGCGCAGACGCTCAACAAGCTCTGCGAACTCAAGAAGTCACTTGACGACGCCGTCGGTGCGGAGATGTGCATCAACGAATGCTTGGAGATCTGCATCGAGACACTCGGGCGCGATCacccggcgacggcgcaggcgACGAGCAGCAAGGCAGGACTGCTCGCCGCCAAGAAGCAGTTCCGCGACGCCTTGCGGCTCTATgaggagagcacgcgcacgtacgcCATGGCGCTCGGCAAGGACGCGCCGCTGTTTGGGCAGGAGCTGATGAAACTCGGCCGCTGCCAGGAGCTGTGCAACGACGTCGTCAACGCTGAAAAAACGTTCCGGCGCGGTGTTGAGATCATCACGAACGGCTTTGGCCCGAACAGCCtccagctggcggaggcgaacaCTTTCTACGGATCGTTACTGGCTCGAAGGCTCGATATCGACCAAGCCGTCGGCATGTTCCGCGACGCCATCCGGATTCGCAAGAGTGTCGACAAGCATGATCCGCAGTTGGCGTACCTGTACCAGAAGATCGGGGACGCCTATGCGATGCGGCGGGAGCCACACGCGGAGGCATACTTCCTCCTTGCTGTGGATGCCTTTAAGCAGAACGCCACGATtgagccgctgcagcgcacgtaCATGACGGACGTTTTGGATGACTTGGGGCTCTTCTACCTTGACTTTCAGCACTacgagaaggcggagaagtGCTTCAAGGAAGCTCTTGACACCCGCATCGAGATGCTCGGCGAGAATCACGCCACGGTGGCGTACTCGTACAGCAACTTCGCGCTCCTGTacctgcagcggcaggactACGCCAACTGCGAGAAaatggcggaggcggcactgGACATATACAGCAAGACCGCCCGCTCCAACGTGCTGGCTCAGGCCGACGTGCACACGACGCTGGGCCAGTGCTACCACCAGCAGAACCAGTTTGCCAAGGCCCTGGAGATGCACGAGAAGGCGCTCAACGTAcgtcgcacgcgcggcgACACGACGGAGACGGCCGTGGCGGAATCGCTGAATCAAATCGCGCGCGTCTATATCACGATGAAGCGCTACGGCAAGGCGTACCGTCACGTCAAGGAGGCCCGGCGGCTTGTCTGGCAGTTCAACGTGGAAAtcacgcagccgctgcgcaacGAAATCGTCAAGACGGAGCAGATGATTCCACCTATGGAAGAGTGGACGAACGAGGAGCGGGCTGAGGCGCAGGTGATGATCGGGGACGGTAGCAGCGctggcaacggcagcgcggccacgaccgccaccggcgcctgA